In a genomic window of Quercus lobata isolate SW786 chromosome 4, ValleyOak3.0 Primary Assembly, whole genome shotgun sequence:
- the LOC115983608 gene encoding uncharacterized protein LOC115983608: MAEEGKADEQLFQLLSSLLHQVEALTNQEEVELRSKIEALGLEVTKVPSKSAQHLDELEIAKELDKLSTKLDDVDEMISSALAEDPKVQSLLSGTADVWMPVITATAEERLNFSAPTGDDCSEVGGKTSN, encoded by the exons GAGGAAGGAAAGGCAGATGAGCAATTATTTCAGCTCCTCTCCAGTCTCCTCCACCAG GTCGAAGCATTGACCAATCAAGAAGAAGTTGAACTGCGTTCAAAAATTGAAGCCCTTGGTTTAGAAGTTACAAAAGTTCCTTCAAAATCTGCACAGCATCTTGATGAG CTGGAAATAGCCAAGGAGTTGGATAAATTATCCACAAAGTTGGATGATGTAGATGAGATGATATCATCAGCATTGGCTGAAGACCCAAAGGTGCAGTCACTCTTGAGTGGTACTGCTGATGTCTGGATGCCAGTTATCACTGCTACTGCTGAGGAGCGTCTTAATTTTTCTGCACCAACCGGAGATGATTGCTCTGAAGTCGGAGGGAAAACTTCCAATTAA
- the LOC115986319 gene encoding putative disease resistance protein RGA4 — translation MAEGVLYDVAAGIIGKAGNLALKEIVLIWSVNDEITKLGETVSIIKAVLLDAEAKQHNSEVIKEWLKRLKDAMCDADDLLDDISTEALRREAMSRDKKAKEVRIFFSKSNQLAYGLRMGHKVKAMKERFDEIAADRNKFGLEKRSEESQVPFKARKQTYSSVNAEAVIGREDNKKAIIRSLLNYANAKENVLVLPIVGIGGLGKTTVAKLVFNDEQIKNHFELKLWVCVSDNFDEKIIVEKIMECVTNEKPKDLEMNTLVNNLQKEINGKRYLLVLDDVWNENHEIWLSLKDILMVGARGSGILLTTRSKIVAKITQSLQPHFLEGLDETQSWSLFKKMAFGEGEEPKSASFVNIGNEILKKCGGVPLVIRVIGGLLSLKKTEGEWELFKKNELLNIYQNDNILPILKLSYDHLPSHLKQCFAFCSIFPKDYEIEKVSLIYMWMAQGFIKLYNEKKCPEDVGDEYFMDLLWRSFFQEVEEDELGNISKFKIHDLMHDIAIQVTGSESTTIYSKEKVIDGKTRHVSFGHILDLSSEIPMSLYKARRIRTFLLPCKPEYGYIKFSACSAIIASFKFIRLLDLHDRGIETIPSSIKELKHLRYLDLSENNQIERLPNSIVKLYNLQTLKLSECYKLKELPRDINKLVNLRFLEIDRCWSLTHMPNGLGQLTNLQTLSRFVMSDGGIDSVPRSNGGLKELDRLNELRGNLSIENLKHGKDAALEYKNANLKEKQRLDRLDLNWVEEDIDEAGAGDDDMSLEALQPHINLKALSLIRYGGVRFPHWFLSLTNLVQFKLYSCKKCQYIPPLDQFPSLKIIYLGRLDCLEHISDSERDNSDSLFYPSLEKLEIDECPNLKGWRWGRRDSLPSFSRLSYLYIWNCPQLTSFPLFPYLESLRLSNCSLKQSLERMMINNKTSSGNLPSIASSSSSSSTIVAPLSKLSFMNIEEALPEECLRNLISLRTLFLSRCPLPQGIRYLTALQHLYVWNSEVVDLSNDWDEMEWQGLTTLLSLQFFNLPKLVSLPTGLQYVSSLQKLEIKFCPSLIAIPEWICKLISLQTLDIWDCPNLESLPEGIGALTSLQTLQIGECPTLLKRCKKQIGEDWHKISHIPNLKGDLSRQEEEPDEEEPNQTFGCCNWDLIKAFGCCNCSTTQQLTH, via the exons ATGGCGGAAGGAGTTCTGTATGACGTTGCTGCTGGAATTATCGGGAAAGCAGGCAACCTAGCACTCAAAGAGATCGTGCTCATCTGGAGTGTCAACGACGAGATTACCAAACTTGGGGAGACAGTTTCTATTATCAAAGCTGTGCTTCTGGATGCAGAGGCGAAGCAACACAACAGTGAAGTGATCAAAGAGTGGCTGAAAAGGCTTAAGGATGCCATGTGTGATGCGGATGACTTGCTGGATGACATCTCCACTGAGGCCTTGCGACGGGAAGCGATGAGCCGCGACAAAAAGGCAAAAGAGGTACGCATCTTCTTTTCCAAATCTAACCAGCTTGCATACGGTCTTAGAATGGGTCATAAGGTTAAGGCCATGAAGGAGAGGTTTGATGAGATCGCAGCTGATAGGAATAAGTTTGGCTTAGAAAAACGTTCTGAGGAGAGTCAAGTTCCGTTTAAGGCTAGAAAGCAGACTTATTCTAGTGTAAATGCTGAAGCTGTTATAGGGAGGGAGGATAATAAGAAGGCTATTATTCGATCTCTGTTGAATTATGCCAATGCCAAAGAGAATGTTTTGGTCCTTCCGATAGTTGGAATCGGAGGCCTAGGAAAGACGACAGTAGCTAAACTTGTCTTCAATGATGAACAAATCAAGAACCATTTTGAGCTAAAATTGTGGGTTTGCGTGTCTGATAATTTTGATGAGAAAATAATTGTTGAGAAAATTATGGAGTGTGTAACAAATGAGAAACCAAAAGACCTTGAAATGAACACATTAGTCAATAatcttcaaaaagaaattaatggaaAAAGATACTTGCTCGTGTTGGATGATGTGTGGAATGAGAATCATGAAATATGGCTTAGCTTGAAAGATATTTTGATGGTTGGCGCAAGAGGTAGTGGAATATTGTTGACTACACGTAGTAAAATAGTGGCAAAGATTACACAATCTTTGCAACCGCACTTTTTAGAGGGTTTAGATGAAACACAGTCTTGGTCTCTGTTTAAGAAGATGGCGTTTGGGGAGGGCGAAGAGCCAAAGAGTGCAAGTTTTGTAAATATTGGGAATGAGATTTTGAAGAAGTGTGGAGGGGTTCCGCTTGTTATAAGAGTAATAGGAGGTCtgttatctttaaaaaaaaccgAAGGAGAGTGGGAGTTATTCAAAAAGAATGAACTTTTGAATATATATCAGAATGACAATATTTTACCAATATTAAAGTTGAGTTACGATCATCTCCCATCACATTTGAAGCAATGTTTTGCTTTTTGTAGTATATTTCCAAAAGATTATGAGATTGAAAAGGTGAGTTTGATTTATATGTGGATGGCGCAAGGATTCATCAAATTGTATAACGAAAAGAAATGTCCAGAAGATGTTGGTGATGAGTATTTTATGGATTTGCTTTGGAGATCGTTCTTTCAAgaagttgaagaagatgaacttggcaatatttcaaaattcaaaatacatgATCTCATGCATGATATAGCAATACAAGTAACGGGATCAGAGAGCACCACCatttattcaaaagagaaaGTCATTGACGGGAAAACTCGTCACGTGTCATTTGGGCATATATTAGACTTATCATCGGAAATTCCAATGTCATTATATAAAGCAAGAAGGATAAGAACATTTCTTTTGCCATGTAAACCAGAGTATggttatataaaattttcagcTTGTAGTGCAATTATTGCAAGTTTTAAGTTCATACGCTTGTTGGATTTGCATGACAGGGGGATTGAAACAATTCCAAGTTCTATCAAAGAGTTGAAGCATTTAAGATATCTTGATCTTTCTGAGAATAACCAAATTGAGAGACTTCCTAATTCTATCGTCAAGTTGTACAATTTGCAAACACTTAAACTCTCTGAGTGTTATAAGCTTAAAGAATTACCAAGAGATATTAACAAATTAGTCAACCTCAGGTTTCTTGAGATTGATAGATGTTGGAGTTTGACTCATATGCCAAATGGACTGGGCCAATTGACTAATCTACAAACATTGTCAAGATTTGTGATGAGTGACGGTGGGATTGATTCAGTGCCTAGGAGTAACGGTGGATTGAAGGAACTTGACAGGCTAAATGAGCTGAGAGGAAATTTGTCAATTGAAAATCTCAAACACGGAAAAGATGCCGCATTAGAGTATAAAAATGcaaatttgaaagagaaacaACGCCTTGATAGGTTGGACTTAAATTGGGTAGAAGAAGACATTGATGAGGCGGGTGCTGGTGATGATGACATGTCACTGGAAGCCTTGCAACCACATATAAATCTCAAAGCATTGAGTTTAATCCGGTACGGGGGAGTGAGATTTCCACATTGGTTTCTGTCCCTCACAAATCTTGtccaatttaaattatattcatgTAAAAAATGCCAATATATTCCACCGTTGGACCAATTCCCTTCTCTCAAAATTATCTATTTGGGCAGATTGGATTGTTTAGAGCACATATCAGATTCAGAGAGAGATAACAGTGATTCTTTATTCTACCCATCTTTGGAGAAACTCGAGATTGATGAATGCCCTAATTTAAAGGGATGGCGGTGGGGAAGGAGGGATtctcttccttcattttctcgTCTTTCCTACTTATACATTTGGAATTGCCCTCAGCTGACTTCCTTTCCTTTGTTTCCATATCTCGAAAGTTTGAGGCTAAGTAATTGTAGCTTGAAGCAGTCATTAGAGAGGATGATGATAAACAACAAGACTTCTTCAGGGAATCTACCATcaattgcttcttcttcttcttcttcttctacaatTGTTGCCCCTCTCTCCAAATTAAGTTTCATGAATATAGAAGAAGCTTTGCCAGAGGAGTGCCTACGAAATCTCATTTCTCTCCGTACTCTATTTCTATCCAGATGTCCTCTTCCTCAAGGCATTCGATATCTTACGGCACTTCAACATCTGTATGTTTGGAACTCTGAGGTGGTTGATTTATCCAATGATTGGGATGAGATGGAATGGCAAGGACTTACGACCCTTCTCTCTTTGCAATTCTTTAATCTTCCGAAGTTGGTCTCTCTCCCAACGGGGCTTCAATATGTCAGCTctctacaaaaacttgaaattaagtTCTGTCCTAGTTTGATAGCTATACCGGAGTGGATCTGCAAACTTATATCTCTTCAAACACTAGATATTTGGGACTGCCCTAATTTGGAATCATTGCCAGAAGGAATCGGTGCCCTTACCTCTTTGCAAACACTACAAATTGGAGAATGTCCCACCTTACTGAAAAGATGCAAGAAGCAAATCGGGGAAGATTGGCATAAAATTTCTCACATTCCCAATTTGAAAGGAGATCTGTCTCGGCAAGAAGAAGAGCCAG ATGAAGAAGAACCAAATCAAACCTTTGGGTGCTGCAATTGGGACTTGATTAAAGCTTTTGGGTGCTGCAATTGTTCAACAACTCAACAACTCACTCACTG A